In the Cellulomonas sp. C5510 genome, CATCAGGTCGACGACGGGCGCCCCGGGCCCCGCGGCGGACGTGGGGCCGGTCACGGTGCCGGGTCCGGACCGTCCGACGGGAGCTGGCCCGGGACCGGAGGCGTGGCGGTCTCGTCGGGCGCGGCCGCGAGTCCGGCGGCGAGCCGCTCGAGGTCGAACCGCAGCAGCGCGACCTCCTCGGTCAGCGTGCGGGTCTCCTCCTCCAGCGTCGTGATCTCCGAGCTGAGCTGGATGCACACCAGCAGGAGGACGATCGAGGCGAGGGCGAACAGCAGGTTGCTGGGCGTCTGGACGCCGACCAGGCGGGCGAGGGCGCTGACGACGCCGGGGAACGCGCCGAAGACGCAGATGCCCACGCCGACGACGATCCAGGCGATCGCGTACTTCTCGCGCAGCCGGCGGGTGCGCAGCAGCACCACGAGGAACACCAGGAGGGCGATGCACGCGCCCACCGCGAACCAGTAGCCGCTCACCGGTGCACCCCCGCGGGGACCTGGCCCAGCGGCCGGGACAGGGCGATCAGCAGGGCGACGAGCGCCCGGCCGAGGAACAGGGCGGCCTTGGCCGGGTTGTGGGACGGCACGCCGCCCGACCGGGCACGCATCTCGACGCCGACCTGCCGGACCACCAGGCCGGCGCGGCACGCGATGACGAGCGACTCGACGGTGTCCCCCAGGTACTCCGCCGGGTACTCGTCGGCGAAGAGCAGGATGGCGCGCCGGTTCGAGGCACGGAAGCCGGACGTCGTGTCGGTGAGCCGGGTCCCGGCGCTGCGCGACAGCACCGCGGAGAGCACCTGCATCGCCCAGCGCCGCGGACCGCGGACCGTG is a window encoding:
- a CDS encoding DUF2304 domain-containing protein, which produces MSGYWFAVGACIALLVFLVVLLRTRRLREKYAIAWIVVGVGICVFGAFPGVVSALARLVGVQTPSNLLFALASIVLLLVCIQLSSEITTLEEETRTLTEEVALLRFDLERLAAGLAAAPDETATPPVPGQLPSDGPDPAP